In Candidatus Contubernalis alkalaceticus, the following proteins share a genomic window:
- a CDS encoding histidine phosphatase family protein: protein MLKTIYLLRHGQTLWNDQWRLQGQKDIDLSPKGMLQAKRAAESLIKVDFDSIYCSDLSRAVKTAEIVAEGRENEVIRTEKLREVSFGSWEGKNLQEITGQEREYYKSWLRDPVNYPVPGGESMVDVKNRVINFLDTVLVKKDEKILLVSHGGPIKIIIAKALHMNLSHLSSLVISPVSLSILQYYEKQPYVILFNDTCHLKGL from the coding sequence ATGCTTAAGACTATTTATCTGCTGAGACATGGTCAAACCCTGTGGAATGACCAGTGGCGCCTTCAGGGGCAGAAAGACATAGATTTGAGCCCAAAGGGTATGCTGCAGGCCAAAAGGGCGGCGGAAAGTTTGATAAAGGTTGATTTTGATTCTATTTACTGCAGTGATTTAAGCCGGGCGGTGAAAACTGCAGAAATTGTTGCTGAAGGAAGGGAAAATGAAGTCATTAGGACTGAAAAACTTAGGGAGGTCAGCTTTGGCAGCTGGGAAGGAAAGAACTTGCAAGAAATCACCGGCCAGGAAAGGGAATATTATAAATCCTGGCTCCGGGATCCGGTAAATTATCCTGTTCCCGGGGGGGAATCTATGGTTGACGTAAAAAATAGAGTTATTAATTTTTTAGATACTGTCCTGGTAAAGAAAGATGAAAAAATTCTGCTGGTTTCCCATGGCGGCCCCATAAAAATCATTATTGCCAAGGCCCTACATATGAACCTTTCCCATCTATCCAGCCTGGTTATTTCTCCCGTCTCTTTGAGTATTCTCCAATACTACGAAAAACAGCCTTATGTTATTCTTTTTAACGATACATGTCACCTAAAAGGCCTGTAA
- the cobD gene encoding threonine-phosphate decarboxylase CobD, with translation MTNRIHGGDVEKMGKKLGLSKEELIDFSANINPLGPSSKAVGKIKESLWQIINYPDPECWELREALKKFYPLNNENLIFGNGASELIFILMKVLQPCNVLIPAPTFIEYQFAAMSVGSEVHFLKLNKEDEFSFPLEQLKKQAVKNDVLFLCNPNNPTGTLWDREQVREIVDIAQRNNLFMVLDEAFMDFLKDEKKYSFLFEKEYLDNVFILRSMTKFFAIPGLRLGWGVGPGEIIKKMHLAKDPWNVNSLAQTAGKESLLDEEYIQKSRKYVDIEKEYLYQELKKIKGLKPYCPSVNYIFVQLTQKNLTSGGLRETLAQKGVLIRDCSNYPNLDSHFIRVAVRKREENRNLVRALQEVISQG, from the coding sequence ATGACCAATAGAATTCATGGTGGAGACGTAGAAAAAATGGGGAAAAAGTTGGGCTTGAGTAAAGAGGAACTGATTGATTTTAGTGCGAACATTAATCCCCTGGGGCCTTCCTCTAAAGCAGTGGGGAAGATAAAAGAAAGTTTATGGCAAATAATCAATTATCCGGATCCGGAATGCTGGGAATTACGGGAGGCTTTAAAAAAATTTTACCCCCTTAATAATGAAAACCTCATTTTTGGAAATGGAGCCAGTGAACTCATTTTTATTTTAATGAAAGTACTCCAACCCTGTAATGTATTAATTCCGGCACCTACCTTTATTGAATACCAGTTTGCAGCCATGAGTGTGGGCAGTGAAGTGCATTTTTTGAAATTGAATAAAGAAGATGAGTTTTCCTTTCCCCTTGAGCAGTTGAAAAAGCAAGCTGTTAAAAACGATGTGCTTTTTTTATGTAATCCCAACAATCCTACTGGAACTTTGTGGGATAGGGAACAGGTAAGGGAGATTGTTGACATTGCTCAAAGGAATAACCTTTTTATGGTGCTGGATGAAGCTTTTATGGATTTCTTGAAGGATGAAAAGAAATATTCCTTTCTTTTTGAAAAGGAGTATTTAGATAACGTGTTTATATTACGGTCTATGACTAAATTTTTTGCTATACCGGGGCTGCGGTTGGGGTGGGGTGTGGGACCGGGAGAGATCATAAAAAAAATGCATTTGGCTAAAGACCCTTGGAATGTAAATAGCCTGGCACAGACAGCAGGAAAAGAAAGTTTGTTGGATGAAGAATATATTCAGAAAAGTCGGAAGTATGTAGACATAGAAAAGGAATATTTGTACCAAGAACTGAAGAAAATTAAGGGGCTAAAACCTTATTGCCCTTCGGTAAACTATATTTTTGTCCAGCTAACCCAAAAAAACCTTACTTCAGGAGGACTTAGGGAGACTCTAGCTCAAAAGGGGGTATTGATCCGGGACTGCTCAAATTATCCCAACTTAGATTCCCATTTTATACGGGTAGCCGTAAGAAAAAGGGAAGAGAATCGGAATTTAGTCAGGGCTCTGCAGGAGGTTATCAGTCAGGGATAG
- the cobS gene encoding adenosylcobinamide-GDP ribazoletransferase — MKAFLIAMQFLTRIPVTVKGSIEEDELLKSIYFYPLIGLIIGIILFFINQLVSGVMPSGVIPTVILASLVFLTGGLHMDGFMDTMDALGSGAEKERALEIMKDSRVGAFGVLGAIILLIVKLSFLQNLSIHVFPDVLLVMPILSRLAVVVSMPMGDYAREGYGLGKVMIDGVGWKQVLVTTAFSLLLVFPVIGFRVFSISAVLILFLFLWNGYLKRKIGGITGDTLGATIEMADVLVLTVMLLF, encoded by the coding sequence ATGAAAGCATTTTTGATTGCTATGCAGTTTTTAACCCGTATACCAGTTACCGTGAAAGGCAGCATAGAGGAGGATGAACTTTTAAAATCTATTTATTTTTATCCTCTTATCGGGTTGATTATCGGTATAATTTTGTTTTTTATAAACCAACTGGTAAGCGGGGTAATGCCTTCAGGGGTTATACCCACAGTGATATTGGCCTCCCTGGTTTTTCTTACGGGAGGCCTGCACATGGATGGTTTTATGGATACTATGGATGCCCTGGGAAGTGGTGCGGAAAAGGAAAGAGCCCTGGAAATCATGAAGGACAGCAGGGTAGGTGCTTTTGGGGTTTTAGGTGCAATTATTTTATTAATTGTTAAGTTGAGTTTTTTACAAAATCTTAGTATACACGTTTTCCCAGATGTTTTACTGGTAATGCCTATTTTATCCCGGTTGGCTGTTGTAGTTTCTATGCCTATGGGGGATTATGCTCGGGAGGGCTACGGTCTGGGGAAGGTAATGATAGACGGAGTGGGTTGGAAACAAGTTTTAGTAACTACGGCTTTCAGCTTGCTTTTAGTGTTTCCAGTTATTGGGTTTAGGGTTTTTAGTATTTCTGCAGTTTTAATTCTCTTTCTTTTTTTATGGAATGGTTATCTTAAAAGAAAGATTGGGGGAATCACAGGGGATACTTTGGGAGCCACTATAGAAATGGCAGACGTGCTGGTTTTAACAGTTATGCTGCTTTTCTAA